The Elaeis guineensis isolate ETL-2024a chromosome 14, EG11, whole genome shotgun sequence genomic sequence TTTGTGTCATGGCTGAGAATGGTGATCTTGgattctattttatattagatataacaAGAAGCTCGAAGTTGCTGAGCATTAGATTTTTGTGGACTCCACCTTTGTTGTGCCAAACAGGTTAACTATTAACTAGTTTTAATAGTGTGCTAAATAGGTTATATAGCTAAATAAGTTTGCTATTCAACCCAACCGATTAGGTTACCCCTTATTAAAGATAACAAATTCAAGTTTCAAATCCTGAAATGTATAGGTCAAGTTCAGGCTTAGAATTTTCTAAGCCGACCGGGATCTGACCCGACCCGACACAATTGCCACCCCTACACATCCTTTTAACATGACTAGGAAGGCAAGATCCTTAAAGCTTCTGAGCAATGTCATGATGCAAATGCTCAGTATAAAGTGACCCAAAAGAATCTACCATGGCAAGATGCAATATGCAAGTTTGCATGTTATCACATATTATGCAATATTAATTAATTTGTCATATAAAACAGCTAACACcattaagtgatatcaaaattgacACCAACTGCTACGGAGATGAGTGTCAATGTCaaaaatgtcatcaaaataaaatGTGGAGGGGTCACACAGTGCAACATTGTGTCTTATTATCCAAGTTGTCCAACATGTCAAGACACCCAAATTCAAGTTTTCAGATAAAATTTCTCCAAGCATGCAAATCCATTATATTAAGCCAAAGACAGTTCCTTGGAAAGTGATGGTAGCGTAAGGCAAAGGACCAGCTAAGCCCTTTTAAATTAGTTAAGGCTTTGGTGACTCAAGGCAAATATTTAATAGAGGAGAGGAAGACGCTCCTTGATCCCTCTTTCTTCTACACTTGCTCAAGGATTTACCATCCTTCACAATCAAGACCAGCATTGCAGGAACTACACCTACAAATGTCCAGAAGATTTACATGTATTGCACATTGTGATCACATCATACCACTTCAATATACTCCCGGAATGACAGCCTCATTTATTCTCACAGAGCATTTTGCTGTTCATCTAATTCAAATATTACACGAAGTAACCAAAGGTCATACAAACCAAACAATAGAATGCCTTTGAACCTTATAGAAGATCTTAAAATGTTGTTCAACAACCCAAATGGAAGAGAACAAGGGCAATTAATTGCTTCCAGTAATAAATAGTTACAAATTGATTCAGCATTCCCGATGGTCCATCCCACCTGGATCAGTTTTTAACTTGGGATTCCATTCCAACTACATCACCTATTATTTTAGATGAAGTTACATAATTGGGTAAGAACCATCTATTTGTCAGACTAAATCATGCTTGACCAGACAGGTATTTTTGTATTTAAATGAGTTGAAGCCATCTGTTTTGAATTCAATCGTGCATCCATTTGGCTCTAAAACATGCAAACACATATCCCAACCCCTAGAGTACTGTCAATGAAACAATTGTCAAAACTTGTGGAACGGACAAGTTAATGGGACCAAGTGCAGAACAAAAAAGTGATGAGAAACCATATGAATATGGTAAGTGGTGTGCAGGTGAGCCTCCAGAATGGGAGAGAAGAGGACACATCCAAGCACGAGATATACAAGAAAAAGCAAATATCAACTTTGAAGCAAATTTCAGACACTTTTCCAATCTAGTGCACCTAAGATAACCATCTTGACTGAACATATACCATGTCACATGGGAGATAGGATAAAGGACAAATGAGTAAAGGAATAAAATAAGCAACAACAAAAtgatatataaagaaaaaattgttgCACATAAAAGATTCCAGACGTTCCACTAAATGAGATACCTCTAGAAAAAGTAGTTCCAATAAGTCCAAATTAACACAGCACTCTATGTGTCAGTGGTTGGAAGTAAACATATGGTCAAATGTAATTGCATCATCCAAGAGATTTTCCATGACTATAAAGCAAGAAAAATAGCAAATGTGAGATAAAGTGAgagtagagttttttttttttttttaatttactgcTGTAACAAAAACATTATGAATGAAAATATCCAAAACATGAATTTTTTTCCCGACCAATTTTATTCATTAAATGTCTTCAGAAATCCATACCACAAGATCATATATAAATTCAGGAAGAAAGTTTCATGCATAATCAAATACTCATTTGTATCAGTAAAGTACATACCATTCACCATAATGATGAAGACTGCATGCCAAAAAGGTGGTATTTCCTTTGGAGGAAGCATGACCAGTGGGTACAGAAGGTCATCATTCCTGTACCACCAATAGACTGCAAACACATGAATCATGAAAACTAATGTAATCCCAATAAGCACAGAGATTTTTCTCTCCCCCTGCAGAAACCAACAAAAAATAATAATGTCAGATATAATCCACATAGGATCATTTGTTTAGCATAATTTCATTAGTGCATCATCCTAAAACTAGAAGCAGATGGGCCCCAGTAAAAACAAGGCATATCAATGTCTCTAAAACATGTTCTACCTTCTAATAAGAGCCTACACAACAGACACTCAATAACACCATAATGATGATTTCTTTCCACTTAAAATACATTTAAGTGATTTGTAAAAGCATCAGCCTTTGAGTCATAACAGGAAAGCGAGAATAATATGAACACAAGTCAAGACTGAAGGGCATGACTAGGTGTTCTATACAGCAACAGCTGCAGAAATTTGGCAAAACGTTGGTGACCGAAGTGCGTGTTAAAGAGACTATCAGCAGTGAGATTGTGCAGTCCACCGAGAGATGGAATACAGAACTGTCACTTTCAAACAGCCTCCCCAACCCTTCCTCTAGCCTCTTAAGGAGAGGCGATTATTCAGGATTGCTGAATACCATTTCCATGGGTTTATGCTCCAAGACCTACAACCAACATTTGGCCATACTTCCATTCTCTTCCACTAGCTATTGCTATCATGACTCCAGTATTAGCCATTCTCAACTCAATGTTTATTTCTTTCTCCATTTGAAAATAGTCAATGATAAGCCTGTTCAACTTGCGAGTACTGCAGTAACTTATGAATTAAATCTCCCTAGGGGCTTGTGCTTCCTAAAATTTTTGGAATCACTATCTTCCCATTTCAATACCTAATTCTCCACTTGCCTTGATATGCTTCATAGAAACTTAGTTTAGCATAGTACATATGAAATCTTAGAATCATAAATTATGTTCACCATATCAACACTTTCAAACCTTCCTTTACCAAGGAAGACGAGATGTTAAACAGATATTtgtaaatttgtttctttatatcTTTCCTAACTTCACAGCCATGCCTGTGGCATGAGGTTTAAATATCATCAATCATCATCACCAACGCCACCAAAGCCTTTTTCCCATCAAATATCAGATCAGCAAAAGAGCATGACTGAGAGTTGGAAAGGCTCCATATATTGAACAGGTTCTACGACAGGTTTTGAACTGACATGGATGCTCTAGTCATTGGTGCCATATTTTGGGCCAGAGCAAATTAAGGCAAATGGACTTGCCAAGGCACCTATTTTGCCAATTGGCAAATAGGAAGGTCTACCTTATTGGATACAGTTCAAACCAATGCAATCACAAAATTCCCCTAAACTTGGAAAGAATCTTTACAATGAAGCAAGAGATGTGTTCAACTAAAGGGCTCAAATAAGCCAAAGAGCAAATGAAAAGCAGTTCCAGTTGTGTTTAAGTACTGATTCAAAATACAAGGGCTTCCTAATAAGCCCAAGACTTCACTTGATTCATTGCTTTAAAATAATCTTCATGACATGAAAACATTCAAAAATCAAATGATGGGTGGGAGATAGTTGCCATCCTTAAATGATGGCCAAATGCTACTGAAGAGGATCAAGAGTGTAATACCAAAGAAACATTTTGCAATGATCCTAATTTGTGATGTTGCTGCAATGGGAGGATGGAGGgaaagagggaagagaggaggggggagCGAGGAAGGGCGATCTTATATTATTTTGCTGTTTGATTGCCTAGGAAAAGAGAATTGGGCATCTAGAAAAAGGTGATAAGTTTGATGCTATGTTGATGGGACTAGAGTTGTTCAATTTTTAGGTTTGTTCTAAGCTAGTTTGCACGTGGTAAGGCTTGACCTGGCACCCTTTTATAATTGTTAGTTGTTGTAACATAGGCAAAGAGACCCTTGTACAATAACTTCATATTAGACAAGATTCTTTTGGTAAGAAAATTGGCTGACTCTTTGTATGAGCATTGCCACTTCCTTTGAAAGGATAGAGCAAAATGCATAAATTGCAAAATCGATAATGATTAACACAAAATGGagagtacaaaaaaataaatattagaacaGCAGTAATGTAGGAAATTCATCCCTCTGCCAAGTACTGGAATCCAGTTGAACTATCAAATAGGTCCAATATAATCAGGAGCTAAAATAACTAGATTAGGTTATAAGAAAACTTATGTTCCCATCTAATCACCAAAAAATAAATCTGAAGAAGCTCTTAACATTATTAAGGTCCCTAATTCTTTCTCACCAGTATGCAGACAAGTTTCAAAACAGTGATAAAAGcattacaaaaaaataaagaaagaaaaaaaaagaaaagaaaagcaactaTCGCATTTGCATCATTAAGGTGTTGAAAGCAATTTTCAAACACATTAGCAAATATGATAACAAACTGCTGCATCACACTGAATGTAACTTTAATAGGGGGTAAAAAGGTGCCAACAGCTAGTACCTCAGCTAATTGGCACCATCTCCCCAAGTGGGAGGACTGATGTCCAAATCTGAGTGGTGGCAAATCACTGCTGTATTCTCAAATGTATAAAGGAGTAAAAGATAAGTGCAACCAGAAAACAAATCATAAATTTCTCTAGGATACAAGCACTCTGATACAAATAATAGCATAGAGCTTATATAAGGTCGCAGAAGAGTGGAACTGGTGCATATCTTTGAAAAAAGGGACATTTACAATAGAAGATAACGAACCTTTAGAGCAGTCTGTTTCCGTAAAATATCATTAGACTTGAACATCACAGCAGCAATCCAAATCGTGACAAAGAAACCTGTAGGTCcaccaacaaagattataaacttaaaaatagtagcaagaaaaaaaaaactataattaCATGGATATCTCCATCATATGATGATTTGAATGTGAAAAGATATCAGATTGCATGAAAAGCAACCACTTTAGCCTGAGAAAAGCACAGCAGGACAACAGATGGTTGTCCATTCATGTTATTCACAACATCCTCACACATATAAGAAAGTGCTATTATAGCATCTAGGCAATAAAAAGGGCTACAGTCAGCTCAAAGTTAAGCATATGAAACATCCCATCTCTATTGTAAAATATCATTTATTAAAACAATAGTGGATTTGAAACAATACAGAATCGTAAAACAGATTTACTATTTCAAAGTTGTGTCAAAATCTTAGTAGTTTGAAGCAGAAGCAGGTGCAGAGGAGAATTTAAAACCGGGGAGCAGAGAAATAGCAAAtatatgagaagagaagggggaaAGATTTCAGAGAGAAGTAGCCCCTCGTCTCATATCAAGCATCGCTGTTAACCAGCGATAATACTTTGACAGAAAGTGCAGCAGCTTTTTAGAAATTCGACCATGGAACCAACATTACCCAGACCAACGATCCTGGAGAATTTTCTCAGCAGCTGTATAGCACACCATCATGATTTGCTTGATGCAAACTCCCTGATCGAGGATTCTTTTGTGGAACCAATGGCATATAGTAGTCACATGCTgggaaacaattttaactttgttTATAAGTAAGCCAAATGTGGTTATCCAAGGCCTCTATCTTTTTCAGTATGCCCAGCATTATTCAGTTTCTAAATCCATTGACAAGCATTAGGTATAACACCATAATCTTTGTTGCTTAGAATGATAATAACCAAAATCAAAAGACAAATTACTGGAACTAATTTATCTTTACAAAGTGGCGTTAGATTTCATCAAGACTTAAGTTCCAGAATCATCAAGAAGTGGGTCATATTTATAGATGATATCCATCATACAAACAAAATGTCAGGTGACTGGTGCAAATGCCTCCATAACTGTCTATTGACATGAAAGATAAAATGTTCAGAGTATATAACTGCAAACTATGATAAGACTATAAATTATCAAGAAATTTATACCAATGATAACTAATGGCCAAGGGAGACTTAGAGGGCAATACCTTTACAGAATGAACTTCTAAGTTTGCGCACAATTAATCATCATTATGCCATAAGTAAGTCTAATCTTCATATGATATTTCCCAAAGATTGTCAGAAACACAAATGACACGCTGCTAGGAATTCAAAGTTGAGATTCAGAAACATATACCTTGCAAATGCTGTCTGATGAACACCACCAACAGAAGCAACGAGAATGGCAGGATCTGCTCGATCCACTTCGCAACCTGCTGTATATCGTATCTCTGGTAGGAAGAATCCCTATTGTTGCCTCCCGTAGCATTCGCCTCACCCTCCGTGCTCTGGGGACCAACTGCAGAAATCGATGATGGAAGAGAAGAGGACGATGAAGAAGCGACCTCTCCAACCCCACCATCGTTCCCTCCATCACCTCCCTGCCTCTCAGATATAGCCGGAATCGTCTCAGCAGCAAGACCATTACCACTGGAACTCCCCTCTCTCCCCGAACGAACATCCAGTGCTTGCGGCTGGCCGGAACCCACTCTCAAATTCTCCTGATCCCCAACGCCGATGATCCTTATCGTCACCTCCCCATCGCCGCCAGCCCCAGCGACGGCAGAATCATCAAGCCGGCCGGAGACATGGTCTCGCAAGCCACTACCTGCAGCTCCACTTATCAAGCTCTCGTTCTCCTGGTGACTCAATCTCGGACGCAAGATCCCAGAGTACTCCAAAAGCGCGGACAGCGGCGCCTGGATGAAGTTAGAGGTCGAGAAGTGAACCCCGTACCGCCTCGAAGAA encodes the following:
- the LOC105057233 gene encoding uncharacterized protein, with product MMESSGGNSDSYRSQSAGSGGGSGGSSRRYGVHFSTSNFIQAPLSALLEYSGILRPRLSHQENESLISGAAGSGLRDHVSGRLDDSAVAGAGGDGEVTIRIIGVGDQENLRVGSGQPQALDVRSGREGSSSGNGLAAETIPAISERQGGDGGNDGGVGEVASSSSSSLPSSISAVGPQSTEGEANATGGNNRDSSYQRYDIQQVAKWIEQILPFSLLLLVVFIRQHLQGFFVTIWIAAVMFKSNDILRKQTALKGERKISVLIGITLVFMIHVFAVYWWYRNDDLLYPLVMLPPKEIPPFWHAVFIIMVNDTMVRQAAMVVKCVLLMYYKNGRGRNYRKQGQMLTLVEYLLLLYRALLPTPVWYRFFLNKEYGSLFSSLTTGLYLTFKLTSVVEKVQSFFAALKALSRKEVHYGSYATTEQVIAAGDLCAICQEKMHAPILLRCKHIFCEDCVSEWFERERTCPLCRALVKPADLRSFGDGSTSLFFQLF